From a region of the Theobroma cacao cultivar B97-61/B2 chromosome 8, Criollo_cocoa_genome_V2, whole genome shotgun sequence genome:
- the LOC18591508 gene encoding cytochrome P450 83B1: MVVLLFFVLALPSLFLCILLKHRRNGSILLPPGPPGLPLIGHLHMQMLDNSAPHIFLWKLSQKYGSLMSLRLGFWLTLVVSSAKMAKEVMKTHDLDFCSRPTLHGSYKLSYKGLDLAFSPYTAYWREIRKICVVHLFNSNRVQLYRPIREDEVSRLIAKISKLSVDSKPVNLSEAMMCLTSTIICRVGFGKRYEDEGTERSRFHEMLNEAQALFVEFFISDYFPFMNWVDRISGLLKRVEKNFKEFDTFYQKLIDEHLDPNRSKLEQEDIIDVLLQIWKDREFAIDLTIDHIKAVLMNVFVAGTDTSAASVIWVMTFLMKNPRCLKKAQEEVRSLMGKKDFVNEDDTQALTYLKAVIKETFRLQAIVPLLVPRETMRKSNISGYEIPAKTLVYVNAWAIGRDPEAWENPEEFYPERFIGSSIDYKGLDFKLIPFGAGRRGCPGIHMGVVTVELALANLLYKFDWEMPTGMNKEDLDFDVIPGITTHKKNALCLVAKEINV, from the exons ATGGTAGTTTTGTTGTTCTTTGTTCTAGCCCTCCCCAGTCTCTTCCTATGCATTCTGCTAAAACATAGAAGAAACGGCAGTATTCTTCTTCCCCCTGGCCCTCCAGGCCTTCCCTTGATCGGTCACTTACACATGCAGATGCTAGATAACTCAGCCCctcatatttttctttggaaacTCTCTCAAAAGTATGGCTCTCTCATGTCCTTGCGACTCGGATTTTGGTTAACGCTGGTAGTTTCTTCAGCGAAAATGGCTAAAGAGGTTATGAAAACACATGACCTTGACTTTTGCAGTAGGCCTACTTTACATGGGTCATATAAATTATCTTACAAAGGTTTAGATTTGGCTTTTTCACCGTATACTGCTTATTGGAGGGAGATCAGAAAAATATGTGTTGTTCATCTCTTTAACTCCAACAGGGTGCAACTCTATCGTCCCATTCGAGAAGATGAAGTTTCTCGCCTAATTGCAAAAATATCCAAATTATCTGTTGATTCTAAGCCTGTCAATTTGAGTGAGGCAATGATGTGTCTTACCAGTACAATAATTTGCAGAGTAGGATTCGGCAAGAGGTATGAAGACGAAGGAACTGAAAGAAGCAGATTCCATGAGATGCTTAATGAAGCCCAAGCCCTGTTCGTGGAATTCTTTATTTCTGATTATTTTCCTTTCATGAATTGGGTTGATAGAATCTCCGGATTGCTCAAGcgtgttgaaaaaaattttaaagaatttgataCCTTCTATCAAAAACTCATCGACGAACATCTTGATCCAAATAGGTCAAAATTGGAGCAAGAAGACATAATCGATGTCTTACTACAAATTTGGAAGGATCGTGAATTTGCGATTGATCTTACTATAGATCACATAAAAGCTGTGCTAATG AATGTGTTTGTTGCTGGAACGGACACTAGCGCTGCCAGTGTGATTTGGGTCATGACCTTCCTAATGAAAAATCCTAGGTGTTTGAAGAAAGCTCAAGAGGAAGTGAGAAGTTTGATGGGGAAAAAAGATTTTGTAAATGAAGATGATACTCAAGCCTTAACTTATCTTAAAGCTGTGATAAAAGAAACATTCAGATTGCAAGCAATAGTTCCATTGTTGGTGCCACGAGAAACAATGCGAAAGAGCAACATAAGCGGATATGAAATACCTGCCAAAACCTTAGTTTATGTGAATGCGTGGGCAATTGGAAGAGACCCTGAAGCTTGGGAAAATCCAGAAGAATTCTATCCGGAGAGATTCATTGGCAGCTCTATTGACTATAAAGGACTAGACTTCAAGCTCATACCTTTTGGTGCCGGTAGAAGGGGTTGTCCCGGAATACATATGGGAGTTGTGACTGTGGAGCTTGCCCTTGCTAatcttctttacaaatttgATTGGGAAATGCCAACAGGGATGAACAAGGAAGacttagactttgatgtgataCCCGGTATCActacacacaaaaaaaatgcTCTTTGCCTTGTGGCCAAAGAAATTAATGTTTAA
- the LOC18591511 gene encoding cytochrome P450 83B1 — protein MVVLLFFVLALPSLLLFILLKQRNNGNILLPPGPPGLPLIGHLHMQILDNSAPHIFLWKLSQKYGPLMSLRFGFRSTLVVSSAKMGKEVMKTHDLDFCSRPTSRMAQKFSYNGLDLAFSPYNAYWREMRKICTVHLFNSNRAQLYRPIREDEVARLISKISKLSVYPKLVNLSEAMMCLGSTIICRVAFGKRYEEGTERSRFNGLLNECQALFASFFISDYFPFMGWIDRFSGLLCRLEKNFKEFDIFYQELIDEHLDPNRSKLKQEDIIDVLLRIWKDRDFAIDLSMDHIKAILKDVFIAGTDSSAAVVIWVMTYLMKNPRCLKKIQEEVISLIGKKGFVNEDDIQNLTYLKAVIKETFRLQPIAPLLIPRETIRKCNIGGFEIPTKTLVYVNAWAIGRDPEAWENPKEFYPERFIGSSIDYKGLDFELIPFGAGRRGCPGIHMGVATVELVLANLLYKFKWEMPAGMSNDDLDFDVKLGLSVHKKNALCLVANEINV, from the exons ATGGTAGTGTTGCTGTTCTTTGTTCTAGCCCTCCCCAGCCTCCTCCTATTCATTCTCctaaaacaaagaaacaatGGAAATATTCTTCTTCCCCCTGGTCCGCCAGGTCTTCCCTTGATCGGTCACTTACACATGCAAATTCTAGATAACTCAGCCCctcatatttttctttggaaacTCTCTCAAAAGTATGGCCCTCTCATGTCCTTGCGATTTGGGTTTAGGTCAACCTTGGTAGTTTCTTCTGCAAAAATGGGTAAAGAGGTTATGAAAACTCATGACCTCGACTTCTGCAGTAGGCCTACTTCACGTATGGcacaaaaattttcttataatgGCTTAGATTTGGCTTTTTCACCGTATAATGCTTATTGGAGAGAGATGAGGAAAATATGCACTGTTCATCTCTTTAACTCTAATAGGGCGCAACTCTATCGTCCCATCCGAGAGGATGAAGTTGCTCgcttgatttcaaaaatatccaaATTATCTGTGTATCCTAAGCTTGTCAATTTGAGTGAGGCAATGATGTGTCTTGGTAGTACAATAATTTGCAGAGTAGCATTCGGCAAGAGGTATGAAGAAGGAACTGAAAGAAGCAGATTTAATGGACTACTTAATGAATGCCAAGCTTTGTTCGCCAGCTTCTTTATTTCTgactattttccttttatgggTTGGATTGATAGATTCTCTGGATTGCTCTGTCgtcttgaaaaaaattttaaagaatttgatatcttttatcaagaactcATTGATGAACATCTTGATCCAAATAGGTCAAAACTCAAGCAAGAAGACATAATCGATGTCTTACTACGAATTTGGAAGGATCGTGACTTTGCGATTGATCTCAGTATGGATCACATAAAAGCTATATTAAAG GATGTGTTTATTGCTGGAACAGATAGTAGCGCTGCAGTTGTGATTTGGGTCATGACTTATCTAATGAAAAATCCTAGatgtttgaaaaaaattcaagaggaagtcATAAGTTTGATAGGAAAAAAAGGTTTTGTAAATGAAGATGATATTCAAAACTTAACTTATCTTAAAGCtgtaataaaagaaacatTCAGATTGCAACCAATAGCTCCATTGTTAATACCACGAGAAACAATACGAAAGTGTAACATAGGAGGATTTGAAATACCTACTAAAACCTTAGTTTATGTGAATGCGTGGGCAATTGGAAGAGACCCTGAAGCTTGGGAAAATCCAAAAGAATTTTATCCGGAGAGATTCATTGGTAGCTCTATTGACTACAAAGGGCTAGACTTTGAGCTCATACCATTTGGTGCTGGTCGAAGGGGTTGTCCTGGAATACATATGGGAGTTGCAACTGTGGAGCTCGTCCTTGCTAatcttctttacaaatttaaATGGGAAATGCCAGCCGGGATGAGTAACGATGacttagactttgatgtgaaACTTGGTTTGAGTGTACACAAAAAAAATGCTCTTTGCCTTGTGGCCAACGAGATCAATGTTTAA
- the LOC108663115 gene encoding cytochrome P450 83B1-like, translating into MVVLLFFVLALPSLFLCILLKHRRNGSILLPPGPPGLPLIDHLHMQMLDNSALHIFLWKLSQKYGPLMSLRFGFRPTLVVSSAKMAKEVMKTHDLDFCSRPTLHGSYKLSYKGLDLVFSPYTAYWREIRKICVVHLFNSNRVQLYRPIREDEVSRLIAKISKLSVDSKPVNLSEAMMCLTSTIICRVGFGKRYEDKGTERSRFHEMLNEAQALFVEFFISDYFPFMNWVDRISGLLKHVENFFKEFDTFYQKLIDEHLDPNRSKLEQEDIIDVLLQIWKDREFAVDLTIDHIKAVLMNVFVAGTDTSAASVIWVMTFLMKNPRCLKKAQEEVRSLMGKKDFVNEDDTQALTYLKAVIKETFRLQAIVPLLVPRETMRKSNISGYEIPAKTLVYVNAWAIGRDPEAWENPEEFYPERFIGSSIDYKGLDFELIPFGAGRRGCPGIHMGVVTVELALANLLYKFDWEMPTGMNKEDLDFDVIPGITTHTKNALCLVAKEINV; encoded by the exons ATGGTAGTTTTGTTGTTCTTTGTTCTAGCCCTCCCCAGTCTCTTCCTATGCATTCTGCTAAAACATAGAAGGAACGGCAGTATTCTTCTTCCCCCTGGCCCGCCAGGCCTTCCCTTGATCGATCACTTACACATGCAGATGCTAGATAACTCAGCccttcatatttttctttggaaacTCTCTCAAAAGTATGGCCCTCTCATGTCCTTGCGATTTGGATTTAGGCCAACCTTGGTAGTTTCTTCAGCAAAAATGGCTAAAGAGGTTATGAAAACACATGACCTTGACTTTTGCAGTAGGCCTACTTTACATGGGTCATATAAATTATCTTACAAAGGTTTAGATTTGGTTTTTTCACCGTATACTGCTTATTGGAGGGAGATCAGAAAAATATGTGTTGTTCATCTCTTTAACTCCAACAGGGTGCAACTCTATCGTCCCATTCGAGAAGATGAAGTTTCTCGCCTGATTGCAAAAATATCCAAATTATCTGTTGATTCTAAGCCTGTCAATTTGAGTGAGGCAATGATGTGTCTTACCAGTACAATAATTTGCAGAGTAGGATTCGGCAAGAGGTATGAAGACAAAGGAACTGAAAGAAGCAGATTCCATGAGATGCTTAATGAAGCCCAAGCCCTGTTCGTGGAATTCTTTATTTCTGATTATTTTCCTTTCATGAATTGGGTTGATAGAATCTCCGGATTGCTCAAgcatgttgaaaatttttttaaagaatttgataCCTTCTATCAAAAACTCATCGACGAGCATCTTGATCCAAATAGGTCAAAATTGGAGCAAGAAGACATAATCGATGTCTTACTACAAATTTGGAAGGATCGTGAATTTGCGGTTGATCTCACTATAGATCACATAAAAGCTGTGCTAATG AATGTGTTTGTTGCTGGAACGGACACTAGCGCTGCCAGTGTGATTTGGGTCATGACCTTCCTAATGAAAAATCCTAGGTGTTTGAAGAAAGCTCAAGAGGAAGTGAGAAGTTTGATGGGGAAAAAAGATTTTGTAAATGAAGATGATACTCAAGCCTTAACTTATCTTAAAGCTGTGATAAAAGAAACATTCAGATTGCAAGCAATAGTTCCATTGTTGGTGCCACGAGAAACAATGCGAAAGAGCAACATAAGCGGATATGAAATACCTGCCAAAACCTTAGTTTATGTGAATGCGTGGGCAATTGGAAGAGACCCTGAAGCTTGGGAAAACCCAGAAGAATTCTATCCGGAGAGATTCATTGGCAGCTCTATTGACTATAAAGGACTAGACTTCGAGCTCATACCTTTTGGTGCCGGTAGAAGGGGTTGTCCCGGAATACATATGGGAGTTGTGACTGTGGAGCTTGCCCTTGCTAatcttctttacaaatttgATTGGGAAATGCCAACAGGGATGAACAAGGAAGacttagactttgatgtgataCCCGGTATCACTACACACACAAAAAATGCTCTTTGCCTTGTGGCCAAAGAAATTAATGTTTAA